In Daphnia magna isolate NIES linkage group LG6, ASM2063170v1.1, whole genome shotgun sequence, the following are encoded in one genomic region:
- the LOC116924439 gene encoding U11/U12 small nuclear ribonucleoprotein 25 kDa protein, with translation MEVEESSSRRSKRKKEKKHHKSKSKSKSKSKKKHRKRRRRSPSSSEESQHHSNVKASSLANLANPEDSRKYSHQEVVDLVKKTLDSLLAKDPILNDLPPAVTLEEVQSLIALEHGQAIQIEIHRDDGTSFPVIISQNATVGQLKRSVERATELRLSRDASNCHRRINWKYVWKTYWLYAQGTKLKDDMTTLKDYAINNDDRISFIKRLKEK, from the coding sequence ATGGAAGTTGAAGAATCATCGTCTCGTCGTTCAAAAcgtaaaaaagagaagaagcaCCATAAATCTAAAAGCAAATCCAAAAGTAAGTCAAAGAAGAAGCATCGGAAAAGAAGGAGACGATCGCCTTCTAGTTCTGAAGAATCCCAGCATCACTCTAATGTAAAGGCTAGTAGTCTTGCTAATCTTGCGAACCCAGAAGATAGCCGCAAATATTCTCATCAAGAGGTCGTGGACCTCGTAAAAAAAACTCTAGACTCGCTGTTAGCCAAAGACCCCATTTTGAATGATCTTCCACCTGCTGTCACCCTAGAAGAGGTCCAATCTTTGATTGCATTAGAACACGGTCAGGCCATTCAAATTGAGATCCATCGCGACGATGGAACTTCATTCCCCGTAATCATCAGTCAAAATGCTACCGTTGGTCAACTAAAGCGATCTGTTGAACGAGCTACAGAACTGCGATTGAGCCGAGACGCGTCAAATTGCCACAGACGGATCAACTGGAAATATGTTTGGAAAACTTACTGGCTCTATGCACAGGGAACCAAGTTGAAGGACGATATGACTACACTAAAAGACTATGCCATAAATAATGATGACCGCATTTCGTTCATCAAGCGacttaaagaaaaataa